CTACTAAAGAAGGGTCGAGATCTAATGATATAGTCCAGTATATGCGTTCAGAACATGGAGTTGAGATATCCTATTCTTTGGCATGGGATGCACGTGAGTATGCAATCAACAAAGTGAAAGGCCTTCGAGAGGAAGGCTATGAAAAAATTCCCAAATACTTGCACATGATGAGGGAAGCTAATCCAGGGTCACACACGTCTTATGAAAGGGATTCTAAAGGGAGATTCAGATTCCTCTTCATCTCCTTTGGTCAGAGTCTTCGCGGTTTCTATGTTGCAATTCGGAAAGTTATTGTTGTGGATGAGACGTTCTTAAAGAGCAAATACAAAGGGGTATTACTGGTTGCTACTGCATTAGATGGAAACTCGAATTTATATCCTATTGCATTTGGAGTTGTCGACTCAGAGAACGACCTTGCGTGGAACTAGTTTATGAGACAACTTAATGCGGTCATTGCTGACGAGCATAGTTTAGCTTTTGTGTCTGATAGGAATTCCTCGATTGTTAAAGCTATTGCTAACGTGTACCCGCAATCTCATCACGGAATTTGCATTCACCACTTGCTGAATAATGTTGTAACATATTTTAGTGGGAAAGGTGTGGCTGGTTtggttgcaaaggcttctaaagCTTATCGAGCTACTGATTTTCGTAAGCTGTTCACTGCTATTTACTCTATTAGTCCTGAAATTGGAAATTATCTCATAGAAGCCGATGTGAGGAAGTGGGCTCGTTGTCAATTCCCGGGTTACAGGTATGATATCAGCACTACTAACCCTGCGGAATCGATAAATTCTGCTTTGCGTACGCCTAGAGAGTTTCCAGTAATACCTCTAATGGACAGCATTAGGGAAATGATGACTCGATGGTTTTTCCAACGTAGAACTTTAAGTTCTAAGCACTCGAAGCCACTGACCAttgctgtggagaagaagattgaCAGAAGGATTGAGAAGGGTAAAAAGTTTAAGGTCTTCCCAATTAGCGATGACAGGTTTTTGGTTCAATGTGACACTTTTGACTGCATGGTTGACTTGGTCAGACGCACGTGTTCTTGTGGGAAGTTTGATCTGATGAAAATCCCATGCAGGCATGCCATAAAAGCAGGCTTCAGTGTTGGAATACAAGCACACACACCCACGAACGACATATACACTACTGCGTCATGGCGCACGGCTTATGAAGAAAGCATAAATCCTATTGGTGTCCCTGAAGATGCTTGGACTGTTCCATCTCATGTGGAGCAGACGAAAGTCCTTCCTCCAGAGTCTAGACGAGCTGCAGGTAGAAGAAAGAAACGCAGATACGAGACAACCGAAGATAAGATCCGTTCGTCACAAGGAAATCAAGGCTCTAAAGGTCGCAAATGCAGCCGATGTGGGATTCGAGGGATCGATAGGAGAACATGTGATCGAGCAATATAAGATACTCAGTTCGTTTCATGCAAGCTTTGTTTATGTTGATTTATGCAAGTTATGTTTccgtttttttttgggttactATGTTTCAGACTTTATGCAAGTTCTGTTTACGCAAGCTTTATTCATCTTGATTTATGCAAGTTATGTTTCATAGACTATGAAAGTTATGTTTCAGCTTTGTTCATCTTGATTTATGCAAGTTATGTTTCACGTTTTTTAGGATACTATGTTTCAGAGACTATGAAAATTAGGTTTTTTTGACAACGTTGTTCAGAACACGACAATAAAACTGGAAATCAGATTGGTTCAATCTTTGAAAATGTAACTTGAATCAGATAACCATTACAATATCAATCACATTTGGACCAGAGACATAACAAACTGAAAAGGGTTCCTACGCAACCTACATCAAGCGAATGCTTATGGTTCATAACTTCTTCCTGCACTGTCTTCTTCATGGAAATTCTCAGATCTTCAATTTCCTCGGCAACTCTCGCCTGATGCTCAGCCATCCTTTCAATCTCATCAAGCAGAGCCTCGTCCACCCACTTAAAaagatgattttctttttttctctgtttcaaaacacaaaacaaatcaattgacATATAGAAGAATATGAAGTAATGAAATTTCAGATTTACCTGTAAACCAATCTCACATCTGAAGAATCGTCTGTATGGGTTCTCCTTCGtttttgaaacataagtgacaATCTTATTTCCACACCAGCATCTGGAAGGGATCGCTCcattgttgttcctgttcgTCATTCTCTTTTGAGAAGGAGAGATTTTGTAAGAACAAGTAGGAGAAAAAGAACTGCAAGATGTAGTGTTTGTGGCCGTTTAATCATCTTATATAAGTAATATAATTAGGGTTTACAATGTTTCTAATCGGATGGGGGTTTAGGGGTCAACTTGTATGTGTTTTCATTATAAAGATTTGTTTTGattatcatgattttttttcagattactaatgattgttttgataaattttgGCACCAAATAGATTGTGGTACTTTAGTGtcatttagggtatagggtttgaaaTCGTTTGTCTTCTTTAGTGTCATTTAAGGTATAGGGTTTAATATAGTTTGTCCTACTTTACTGCCATTTAGGGTATAGATAGGTTTTGATTTCGTTTATGTTTTGATAAGAATTAGGTCATCGCATATCAGTCATTTAGGGTATAGATAGGGTTTCATATTGTCACCTAAAAAGTAAAGAGAAAGCAACTTAAAGAGTCAAATAAAATAGTGAAATAAGGTAGTAACTAAAGGAgtaaaaatggtaactaaaagAGTCAAATAAAAGCACCAAATAACAATATACTTCCTACACAAGTCATAACAGAAAAAACTTCATTCAAGTTCCACTAGAGCACTTGAAATTGTCATCGGGGGAGTGAATTTTGCCATCCTTTCAATAAGAACATGATCAATAGCAGCTTCCCATAGGTCATAAGCAATCTTCTGCCGCGCTTCACGAATGTTGTTGTCATTCACCAGGGAAAAGTCTAAGCCTAGAAGATGGCATTCAATGTGCTTCAAGGCATATACTCCACAACCACTGCTACTTTTGTTCAATAAGAAGGGCATTTAGGCGTAGGAGACGGTATACTGCTTGACGTGATACTGCCGACTCTTAAAAGACTGAACGGCTTTGACAATTCGAGGGATGAGAACTGCAAATGGCTCCACTGCACCGGGGTGTCTCAGTCCCTCATAGTCAAAGACCTCTATCGACCGAGTAACAAAGTTGACGCACATAGAGATCCAGTGCTTACCGACATTTAGGGGCACATACATGCGGTTAACATCAAGATCCCACATTAGTCTTGTTCGTCCGTGTGCTGGAAGTTCGCCAATGTCGTACTGTTGTAGCAGTCCTGTTACTTTGAAtttcttcttgtccttcttaTACTCGTTGTAAAAGTTCGTAATTTGATTACTGAACAAGCACGTCATGAAGGCTACTTTATTTGGAAACCATCGCCGCAAGGAAGTCCTCTCAGTGAATAACCACATCATACCATCAATTTCCTGCATAATTTGATAAAAGACTGTAAGTTTgtgtacacaaaataaaaaagcaaCAAGTTAATAACTCACCTTATTCAGAAGCCACTCTGAAGGTCCCACGACACGAGATACTAACTCATTTGTGAGCATAGATGGTCCAATTTTTAGTTCTCTACATTACAAAATTCAGTATCAAAATGGTagaattgtaaaaaaaatttaaaaatgtaaacttACTTGAAAGTTTTGGTCCAGTCAACAAGTTTGGCCCATAATTCCTCAGGGACAAACACTAGTGAGTAATCGGGATCATGTATATGGTCCTCATGTGAGTCCACGTCTTTCAGAGTAGGTGGTCTCCAATCCGCAGGCTTAAATGAAGACAGTGGAGTGGCAAAGTCAGCTGGTTCATCACCATCTAGATGTTGTGAAGGATCAAAACTTTTAACATAAGATGCTTGAGAAAGGTTTCCCATGGTTTCTTGTAAAGAGTCTTGGGTCCCCTTATCTACACATCTCGATGATTTGGTCAAATTCTTCAAAAAATCGATCATTTCATTTTCATCAGTTTGAACATCCTGTTAATAAAAACAAGCATAACATTAATACTAAAAAATACAGTCCATagcaaaatatagaaaattacATTACAAAATAGTCAATCCCACAAGTCATCATCATTAGTTCATACAAGCCGATATATAACATATCACAATACAAGGACATTACAACAAAAGTTAATTCATCCTACGTATTACAAAAGAGTCGACATAGCAAAATACATAGAGAAGTATATTACAGAGCTTCATTTTTTGGTTACCTCTCTTACTGGCCGAAGTCTACGACGAACCGGAAGAGGATCCACATTTGCAGATGCCTTGCCTTTTCCCTTTGCTGCGGGA
This region of Brassica napus cultivar Da-Ae chromosome C5, Da-Ae, whole genome shotgun sequence genomic DNA includes:
- the LOC125587161 gene encoding uncharacterized protein At4g04775-like; the encoded protein is MTNRNNNGAIPSRCWCGNKIVTYVSKTKENPYRRFFRCEIGLQRKKENHLFKWVDEALLDEIERMAEHQARVAEEIEDLRISMKKTVQEEVMNHKHSLDVGCVGTLFSLLCLWSKCD
- the LOC125587159 gene encoding uncharacterized protein LOC125587159, which translates into the protein MDSQEEVEWCDKEKRNGNDVRFSLVDFVKEGQHFISKTLSKAAFEICAMKHNFDYKLVKSDKKVWYIRCADDDCSWRVRAEGLRGSSYFIIKKYVPHHSCAPSKRKGYVQTASAKTIGTLIMHMYETTKEGSRSNDIVQYMRSEHGVEISYSLAWDAREYAINKVKGLREEGYEKIPKYLHMMREANPGSHTSYERDSKGRFRFLFISFGQSLRGFYVAIRKVIVVDETFLKSKYKGVLLVATALDGNSNLYPIAFGVVDSENDLAWN
- the LOC125587160 gene encoding uncharacterized protein LOC125587160 — protein: MRQLNAVIADEHSLAFVSDRNSSIVKAIANVYPQSHHGICIHHLLNNVVTYFSGKGVAGLVAKASKAYRATDFRKLFTAIYSISPEIGNYLIEADVRKWARCQFPGYRYDISTTNPAESINSALRTPREFPVIPLMDSIREMMTRWFFQRRTLSSKHSKPLTIAVEKKIDRRIEKGKKFKVFPISDDRFLVQCDTFDCMVDLVRRTCSCGKFDLMKIPCRHAIKAGFSVGIQAHTPTNDIYTTASWRTAYEESINPIGVPEDAWTVPSHVEQTKVLPPESRRAAGRRKKRRYETTEDKIRSSQGNQGSKGRKCSRCGIRGIDRRTCDRAI